A region of the Thioploca ingrica genome:
ATGTTAGCCAATATAGTCCTGTTGTTATGGACACCCGGTTTTGATAAAATCATTCATCAAGTCTATTTGAGCTTAGTACAGATCATAAAAAGTGGATTAGGTCATTAAGTTATTGGCTCAGTATTCAAATCATTTTCGGTTTCGTTGTTGATAGGCAACGGAAAATCACAACGAAAAGTACTACCCTGACCCAGTATGCTGTCAATGTGTAATTGTCCTTGGTGACGTAAAAGAACGTGTTTTACTATCGCTAATCCTAAACCAGTACCGCCTTGTTGACGAGAACGTCCCACATCCACTCGGTAAAAACGTTCTGCTAAGCGAGGTAAGTGTTCCGGCGCAATTCCTTCACCGGTATCACTGACTTCAAAATGCATTCCCTTCTCATCTTGATACCATCGTACCGTAATATCACCTTGGGCGGGTGTGTAACGAACCGCATTGAAAATCAAGTTGGAAAAAGCACTCCGTAATTCTTCGCGTCGTCCTTCCAACACTAAATTTTCATCAGCCAGTAAAGTGATGCGATGCGCTTGTTCACCACTGAGAATCCGCGCTTCTTCGCAAATGGTATGCAGCATTTCTGCTACTCTAACGGGTCCAGTTGAACCGATGGTGGTATCAGATTCCAACCGGGATAACAATAACAAATCTTCAATTAAATTCCGCATCCGCGCCGATTGTTGCGCCATAAGCAACAAAGGTCGTTCCCATTGTTGAGTGCATTCATCTTCATCATCACGTAAAGTTTCGATAAACCCAGCGAGCACTGTTAAGGGGGTTCGCAATTCGTGGGAAACGTTAGCAATAAAATCGCGGCGAATTTGTTCTAACCGGTGAAGTTGCGTCGTGTCACGAGCCAGCAACAAGTGCTGGTTACCTGCATAAGGAACTACGTTGATTTTCAGTATCAAATTGTGGTTGGTAGGAGAGACGATGGTGACAGTGCTTTGTTCATAGCTATCGGTCAGATACTGAAGGAAAACCGGTGAACGGATAAAATTGGTGATCGGTTTACCTCGATCCTGTGGTGACTGCAGACCTAATAATTTTTGGGCTGATTTATTAAGCCATTCAATTTCATAGTGTTTACCTAACACCACCGCCGCATCGGGCATCGCGGCAGTCGAAGATTGAAAGCGCTTAAGTATGGCACTAATTTTTCGCTTATGTTTACGATTACGTTGTTGGAGGCGGTAAAAATGATAAAAAACTTCCCCCCAAATGCCTAAAGTATCCGGTAAATTGATTTTCTTCTTTCGCAGTCGAAACCAACGTTCTAACTGGTATAAGTTATAAAGATGCCACCCTAAGTAAAGCAAAATAGCGAGTAATAAAAATCCCAGCGGTTGCCCTACCCACCACCCAATCAAGAGCATTCCCAGGACTAAACCCACCAAATACCAAAATTCTTGTAACCAAACTGGCGACATGCAAGTGACTAAGAACGCGCTGAAAATCGGTAGCCAACCCCACGAACGGTTTGTATGAGCTGATCATAACCATACAAGGCGAGGGCTTTACGGAGGCGACGAATATGCACATCTACCGTGCGTTCTTCAATATAAACGTTATTTCCCCACACTTGATCAAGTACTTGATTGCGACTATAGACCCGTTCGGGATGACGCATGAAAAAATGTAACAATTTAAATTCAGTGGGTCCCATAATCACTTCCTGATCACCAACCATAACACGATGTTCTTCTGGATACAGTTGTAATTCATTGATGACGAGTTGTTCATTATCATATTCGGTGGAGATTCGGCGCAAAACTGCCTTAATACGAGCAATTAACTCTCGTGGTGAAAATGGTTTCGTGACGTAATCATCAGCACCGACTTCTAAACCGCGAATTTTATCTTCCTCTTCCCCGCGAGCGGTTAACATAATAATCGGAATTTGCTGAGTTTGAGCTTTTTTCTTCAGTTGGCGCGCTAACTCAATACCACTTATTCCTGGCAACATCCAATCCAGTATAATCAATTCTGGTAAGCGCTTACTCATAAAATCATGAGCTTGTCTAACATCAGCGGCTTCCTCAACCGTGAAGCCGGCGCGTTTGAGTGCTAAGCGCAGCATTTCTCGAATAGCGAGTTCATCTTCGACGATTAAAATGTGTTGCATTGGCATAGATTTAACCGTTAATGGCTAGAATTTTATTATCTTAAATATTTTTTGCTGATTTAACTCACATGTCAAGTGAAATAAGCATAAAATCAGATTGTTCCTAAACTTTAGTTAGGAAAAATAGTCTATTAATTAGGATATTAAAAATGATTAGCTCAGTTATAACAAAAGATTATATTTAAAAAAATTCAGCAGAATTGCTTAAAGCATATACAAAAAGATAAATTTATTTTAGGATTGAGTTTTTTTTAAATATCTCCGGTTATGTACCAGATGGTTCACTGCCATCAACTTAAGCGAATATTTTCCCACTTTATTTCGAGGGCTGATTCATGGAGCAACAACATGATTTTATCTTGTGGAGAAGCACTGATTGATTGGGTGCCAATGGGAGAAGGATACCGTCCTTGTCCGGGAGGCTCACCTTACAACATCGCTATTGCATTGGGTCGACTAGAAACAGCAGTCGGGTTTTTGGGTAAAATTTCAACGGATTTTTTTGGCGAAATGCTCGTCAATAACTTAATTAATAATCAGGTTGATACGCGTTATATTATCCGCGCCAATGGTTTGACCACTTTAGGAATAGTGAGTTTACCCAGTCAATATCAGGAACCCCAATTCTTGTTTTATGCCAACGATTCGGTCGATCGTAATCTAACTATCACCGAACTACCGGCTCAATTCCCTCCAGAAGTGAAAGTATTACATTTTGGCTCAATTTCATTAGTTCTAGAACCGGG
Encoded here:
- a CDS encoding phosphate regulon sensor kinase PhoR, coding for MSPVWLQEFWYLVGLVLGMLLIGWWVGQPLGFLLLAILLYLGWHLYNLYQLERWFRLRKKKINLPDTLGIWGEVFYHFYRLQQRNRKHKRKISAILKRFQSSTAAMPDAAVVLGKHYEIEWLNKSAQKLLGLQSPQDRGKPITNFIRSPVFLQYLTDSYEQSTVTIVSPTNHNLILKINVVPYAGNQHLLLARDTTQLHRLEQIRRDFIANVSHELRTPLTVLAGFIETLRDDEDECTQQWERPLLLMAQQSARMRNLIEDLLLLSRLESDTTIGSTGPVRVAEMLHTICEEARILSGEQAHRITLLADENLVLEGRREELRSAFSNLIFNAVRYTPAQGDITVRWYQDEKGMHFEVSDTGEGIAPEHLPRLAERFYRVDVGRSRQQGGTGLGLAIVKHVLLRHQGQLHIDSILGQGSTFRCDFPLPINNETENDLNTEPIT
- a CDS encoding chemotaxis protein CheY, whose translation is MPMQHILIVEDELAIREMLRLALKRAGFTVEEAADVRQAHDFMSKRLPELIILDWMLPGISGIELARQLKKKAQTQQIPIIMLTARGEEEDKIRGLEVGADDYVTKPFSPRELIARIKAVLRRISTEYDNEQLVINELQLYPEEHRVMVGDQEVIMGPTEFKLLHFFMRHPERVYSRNQVLDQVWGNNVYIEERTVDVHIRRLRKALALYGYDQLIQTVRGVGYRFSARS